One Paraglaciecola mesophila genomic region harbors:
- a CDS encoding alpha-xylosidase, protein MSTNTSLFDVTAPNWNDIPQANVTGTASVQGDGSVLLPTSQGDLHIAFHAFGVRLRIGKQDQADYGLLVSTPDIIPADIVQSEQQTTLIASDSKLVITHSPFTFELTQDNKTIQKTATDGHFVRRYRLPPLAKVDKGWLISLELDTDEAVYGLGEKWGGLSKRGQLVRSYNHDALGVNAEISYKNTPFCWSPSGWGVFVHTPAPVTHAVGYATWSQRAYGVLVEDECLDMFLMHGEDGNAMINTYTDLTGKAPTPPVWSLGVILSKAYYKDVPELLATAKDVRDHKMPCDVITLDGRAWQDTDTRFAFEWDPKRFDDPAAVINKLKADNFKVCIWEYPLVSIQHPLFKEMAKKGWLLKDKRTGEAYQYQWDMSAFAEVLTPLPESGIVDFTHPDAYQFWMESHKPLFDLGVDMIKADFGEQVEDDNMLAHSGDSGDRLHNVYSFLYNKCVYEAAEKYSKNGPFLFSRSAWTGSQRFPSQWGGDPQADWGGLSASIRGALSWGMSGAPYFATDVGGFFKDTRDQELFIRWSQAAVFSAHMRLHGIGQREPWSYGPEAEEAVNQALVLRYRLIPYIYNAMQQASNTSVPLMRAMPLAFPKDRVAAAFDSQFMFGDDMLVAPCLKPGGEVEFYLPEGEWQRFPSEQTYQGGKVYNLTLGAQEMAVFVPKGKRIPLGPDVEHTDELTDQQPQISHYWPQ, encoded by the coding sequence ATGTCTACAAATACATCTTTGTTTGATGTTACTGCCCCGAATTGGAACGATATACCGCAAGCAAATGTGACTGGCACAGCTAGCGTACAAGGTGACGGAAGTGTGTTATTGCCTACATCTCAGGGTGATTTACACATCGCATTTCATGCTTTTGGTGTGCGTTTACGAATTGGTAAACAAGACCAAGCTGATTATGGCCTACTCGTTTCAACACCGGATATTATTCCTGCTGATATCGTGCAAAGTGAACAGCAAACTACTCTGATTGCTAGTGACAGTAAATTAGTGATTACCCACAGTCCATTTACCTTTGAGCTCACCCAAGACAACAAGACGATTCAAAAAACCGCTACCGACGGGCACTTTGTTCGTCGCTACCGCTTACCGCCTTTAGCGAAAGTAGACAAAGGCTGGTTGATAAGCTTAGAGCTGGATACAGACGAAGCTGTGTACGGCTTAGGTGAGAAATGGGGTGGCTTAAGCAAACGTGGTCAACTTGTGCGTTCTTACAATCATGATGCACTTGGTGTAAACGCTGAAATATCCTATAAAAATACTCCCTTCTGCTGGAGTCCAAGTGGTTGGGGCGTATTTGTTCATACTCCAGCGCCAGTAACACATGCAGTGGGCTACGCCACTTGGTCTCAGCGCGCTTACGGTGTGTTGGTGGAAGATGAATGCCTAGACATGTTCTTGATGCACGGTGAAGATGGCAATGCCATGATCAACACCTACACAGATTTAACCGGCAAAGCCCCAACCCCTCCGGTATGGAGCTTAGGGGTTATTTTGTCTAAAGCGTATTACAAAGACGTACCCGAGTTATTGGCCACAGCGAAAGACGTGCGTGACCACAAAATGCCTTGTGATGTTATCACGCTTGATGGCCGAGCCTGGCAGGACACAGACACGCGCTTTGCTTTTGAGTGGGATCCGAAACGATTTGACGACCCAGCTGCAGTGATCAACAAACTCAAAGCCGACAACTTTAAAGTCTGTATCTGGGAATACCCTTTGGTGTCAATTCAGCATCCGCTTTTCAAAGAAATGGCTAAAAAAGGCTGGCTGCTTAAAGACAAACGCACAGGCGAAGCGTATCAATATCAATGGGATATGAGTGCATTCGCTGAAGTGCTGACTCCGTTACCAGAATCTGGCATAGTCGATTTCACACATCCTGATGCCTACCAGTTTTGGATGGAGTCACACAAACCACTGTTTGATTTAGGCGTGGATATGATCAAGGCTGATTTTGGTGAGCAAGTAGAAGATGACAACATGCTCGCCCACAGTGGAGACTCAGGTGATCGTCTGCACAATGTATACAGCTTTCTGTACAACAAATGTGTGTACGAAGCCGCCGAAAAATATTCCAAAAATGGCCCCTTCTTGTTTAGCCGTTCTGCATGGACAGGTTCACAACGTTTCCCTAGCCAATGGGGCGGCGACCCTCAAGCAGATTGGGGTGGATTAAGCGCCAGTATCCGCGGCGCGCTTTCTTGGGGAATGTCTGGTGCACCTTATTTTGCCACTGATGTGGGTGGTTTCTTTAAAGATACCCGTGACCAAGAACTGTTTATCCGTTGGTCACAAGCCGCTGTTTTCAGCGCACACATGCGTTTACACGGCATAGGCCAGCGTGAACCATGGAGCTACGGGCCTGAAGCAGAAGAAGCCGTTAATCAAGCCTTAGTATTGCGTTATCGCCTAATTCCTTACATATACAATGCCATGCAGCAAGCAAGCAACACCAGTGTGCCTTTGATGCGTGCAATGCCTTTAGCGTTTCCTAAGGATCGCGTGGCGGCAGCCTTTGACTCTCAGTTTATGTTTGGTGACGACATGCTTGTAGCCCCCTGCTTAAAACCCGGTGGCGAAGTAGAGTTCTATTTGCCTGAAGGTGAATGGCAACGCTTCCCAAGCGAGCAAACATATCAAGGTGGCAAGGTGTATAACCTGACGCTAGGTGCGCAAGAAATGGCCGTGTTTGTACCTAAAGGTAAGCGTATCCCCTTAGGCCCAGACGTTGAGCACACTGACGAATTGACTGATCAGCAACCGCAAATCAGCCATTACTGGCCTCAATAG